In one window of Fibrobacter sp. UWH6 DNA:
- a CDS encoding DEAD/DEAH box helicase, whose product MVNSELYNIACSCANESCYTDIVFDGDSIQLKKFDILEYTSSGAFVNIRARDIALWPESTNETFNADSLYIVESAESVNGKTKVELINWTFGGETIMGADEIVQDVVVTDSLMERLPKNLPVTSVNTMVSWLKTEFLFDLGNEESMFFRVVGGNGSQDGYWLGRNWLAEVVEKRIGQTDYLVVERLLKSPQKAMNVQRGCAKIRFVDEKNAVEANPIFKAQLALSSSDPNSIINLWQRYNDADEGILKSQQEISGILRVDSFFKKDGKTCANIQNSSESIENFKGVYEALKEDYSISVSSPSVKDPLQVKNVVFNSEQRTISWEWEDRLPHERLTDVEIRIDFKPWAVQSKRRKDALDAIKSRNIPIPAITDLLNKTTVPTFDSQLPKNRIPSELSLRKAFGDNKPNDAQLRALKVCLTSPDIALVQGPPGTGKTSVIRALQNVLLTADPRHSKSVPSILLTSFQHVAVDNVASGSKIWGLPVFRFYGAKKDREQVFEGLKAWQTETAAAVDKQIDSLQADAEYAEYEKLMRSLRCAKDAESAYEIRSLLSEVLELAENENFLAQDEVQNLQEWKRRFSDSKKDETLYSLLMGIRISPTSFQDDGKVNISRLLRYYDLRRDAIVCPALEREYDRLKTFADSEPSQADYTWLHDLRNECVNQVNPEAIGSLDKTLLRMLQNYIDKTLIPNIEERVKHSDIHMMQVLKEYRESVEFKSIRNAMMKYAVTFAATTQQSKSDAFINMLGNENFGFDYVIVDEAARANPLDLFIPMTLARKKVILVGDHRQLPQLVEQNILEQMEGETEKLAELKLSMEQSLFESLWNYLKNERNDGIERTVTLNVQYRMPKKLGDFVSKYFYGEGQEILTSKNPLDCEHFVSRYKKLNGESKCAIWEDVDGKESGRKSKQNEAEASRIVERLKEIVQETNETIGVIASYSAQVRLIEKMVQETPVLSDAVARHQLEIGSIDAFQGKQFDIVFFSVVRNNSHSGFGFLTMDNRLNVAFSRQKKLLVVVGSRNMFSSGEAKENVPALNAFIDLADSEV is encoded by the coding sequence TCAAGTGGCGCCTTTGTCAATATCCGTGCACGGGACATAGCTCTGTGGCCGGAATCGACAAACGAGACTTTCAATGCAGATTCGCTTTACATCGTCGAATCAGCCGAGTCGGTCAATGGAAAGACCAAGGTCGAGCTGATCAACTGGACTTTTGGCGGTGAAACCATCATGGGTGCGGACGAAATCGTCCAGGATGTCGTAGTGACCGATTCACTGATGGAGAGGTTGCCCAAGAACCTGCCGGTCACCAGCGTTAACACGATGGTTTCTTGGTTGAAGACTGAATTCCTATTCGATCTGGGCAATGAAGAATCCATGTTCTTCCGTGTAGTCGGTGGAAACGGTTCCCAGGATGGTTATTGGTTGGGAAGAAACTGGCTTGCTGAAGTCGTGGAAAAAAGGATCGGACAGACGGACTATCTAGTAGTCGAACGTCTGCTGAAATCACCGCAGAAAGCGATGAACGTACAGCGAGGCTGTGCAAAGATCCGCTTCGTCGATGAAAAGAACGCTGTCGAGGCAAATCCGATATTCAAGGCTCAACTGGCCTTGAGTTCTTCCGACCCGAATTCCATCATCAACCTGTGGCAGCGCTACAACGACGCCGACGAGGGCATCCTCAAGAGCCAACAGGAAATCTCCGGCATACTCCGCGTAGATAGCTTTTTCAAGAAGGATGGAAAGACCTGCGCCAATATCCAGAATAGTTCCGAGAGCATCGAGAATTTCAAGGGTGTGTATGAGGCACTGAAGGAAGACTACTCAATCTCTGTCAGTTCCCCATCCGTCAAGGACCCGTTGCAGGTAAAGAATGTTGTCTTCAATAGCGAACAGAGAACTATTTCCTGGGAATGGGAGGACAGGCTCCCGCACGAAAGGCTTACTGACGTCGAAATCAGGATTGATTTCAAACCGTGGGCAGTCCAGTCCAAGAGAAGAAAGGATGCTTTGGACGCAATCAAGTCCAGAAACATACCTATTCCAGCCATTACGGACTTGCTCAACAAGACCACGGTACCCACATTTGACTCCCAGCTGCCCAAGAACAGAATCCCAAGCGAATTGAGTTTGCGCAAAGCTTTCGGCGACAACAAGCCAAATGACGCCCAGCTCCGCGCACTAAAGGTTTGCCTTACGTCTCCGGATATCGCATTGGTCCAGGGGCCTCCTGGCACCGGCAAGACGAGTGTCATCCGTGCGCTCCAAAACGTCCTCCTGACAGCCGATCCGAGGCATTCTAAGTCTGTACCCAGCATTCTTCTGACAAGCTTCCAGCATGTGGCTGTAGACAATGTCGCCTCCGGAAGCAAAATCTGGGGGTTGCCGGTATTTCGATTCTATGGCGCCAAGAAGGACAGGGAACAGGTCTTTGAAGGTCTGAAGGCCTGGCAGACAGAGACTGCCGCTGCCGTCGACAAGCAGATAGACTCCCTCCAGGCCGATGCTGAATATGCGGAGTACGAAAAGCTGATGCGGAGTCTGCGTTGTGCAAAAGACGCCGAATCCGCCTACGAGATCCGATCCCTTCTCTCGGAAGTCCTGGAACTTGCTGAGAACGAAAATTTCCTGGCTCAGGACGAGGTCCAGAACCTGCAGGAGTGGAAACGGAGATTCTCGGACAGCAAGAAGGACGAAACCCTGTACTCACTTCTCATGGGCATCCGCATTTCCCCCACCAGCTTTCAGGACGACGGCAAGGTCAACATATCCCGTCTACTACGGTACTATGATCTACGAAGAGACGCCATCGTCTGTCCTGCACTGGAACGTGAATACGACCGACTGAAGACTTTTGCCGACTCGGAACCGAGTCAGGCCGACTACACATGGCTACACGACCTAAGGAACGAGTGCGTGAACCAGGTGAACCCGGAGGCGATCGGGTCATTGGACAAGACCCTACTCCGGATGCTTCAGAACTATATCGACAAGACATTGATCCCGAACATCGAGGAACGAGTCAAACACAGCGACATCCATATGATGCAGGTACTCAAGGAGTACCGTGAATCCGTAGAATTTAAGTCCATCCGTAACGCAATGATGAAGTATGCAGTTACCTTCGCGGCAACGACTCAGCAGTCCAAGAGCGACGCATTCATCAATATGCTAGGCAACGAAAATTTCGGCTTTGACTACGTGATTGTAGACGAAGCGGCTCGTGCAAATCCCCTGGACCTGTTCATCCCCATGACATTGGCCCGAAAGAAGGTCATTCTGGTCGGCGACCACAGACAGCTCCCTCAACTTGTTGAGCAGAACATCCTGGAACAGATGGAAGGCGAGACCGAAAAGTTGGCAGAGCTGAAACTGTCCATGGAGCAGTCTCTGTTCGAATCTCTTTGGAACTATCTCAAGAACGAGAGAAACGATGGCATCGAACGAACCGTGACGTTGAATGTGCAGTACCGTATGCCCAAGAAGCTTGGCGATTTCGTCAGCAAGTATTTCTATGGAGAGGGGCAGGAAATCCTGACCAGCAAGAATCCTCTTGACTGCGAACATTTCGTATCCCGCTACAAGAAGCTTAATGGCGAAAGCAAGTGTGCAATATGGGAGGATGTGGACGGAAAGGAATCCGGACGAAAGAGCAAGCAGAACGAAGCAGAGGCTTCACGAATCGTGGAGCGCCTGAAGGAAATCGTTCAGGAGACGAATGAAACCATTGGTGTAATCGCCTCCTATAGCGCCCAGGTAAGACTCATCGAGAAGATGGTCCAGGAAACGCCCGTGCTGAGCGATGCTGTGGCCCGTCACCAACTGGAAATCGGCTCAATCGACGCTTTCCAGGGAAAGCAGTTCGACATAGTCTTCTTCTCGGTGGTCAGGAACAACAGCCACTCCGGATTCGGCTTCCTTACCAT